Proteins found in one Polyangiaceae bacterium genomic segment:
- a CDS encoding protein kinase, with product MPDQIIAGRFRLLARAGAGGMGLVYRALDEATGDTVAVKVLHPGQTGERFLREAAVLSTLAHPAIVRYVAHGETERGRLYLAMEWLAGRTLSEHLAERPLTIKETLTVAARVASGLAAAHREGVVHRDVKPSNVFVVNGSLADAKLIDFGVARRRLDPHFTEAGLLIGTLAYMSPEQASGDRNPEPASDVFSLGSLLYRAVSGEHPFKGGDATVILAKVLLDEPAPLSRLVPNIPAPFEQLLTDMLHKRPDDRPANAAAVEARLRSMSIGNISEPPPAALGSEERRAVWVALVGGGEPEDTETRELRLSQPELAPNTRAAAMVASHGGSWHVLADGTGVATFFVTETDHGAAAARAAMALVALFGDRPLALSLGLGVVGQRGPIGSALDRAVTTLAGARPGEVRVDAETARVLGPRRTVRTSDGRHRLGSESTPPDTARLFLGRATEFVGRERELVALEALYDECASEPVARAALVLGDAGVGKSRLRYELALRLTEHELPSTVLLGRSDSLSAGNPFGLLRHALRRSAELFDGEPAELSREKLLRRVTRSMGDSDHAREVVAFLGELSGVPFPLSFAEALAPARADATRMGDGIRGAWLDFVAAECGARPLVILLEDLHWGDRPSVNLIDAALAAHPELPLLVIAFARPTVDETLTKPWVERGAQTLRLRPLHRGAATQLSRSVLGASATEETIARIVDLADGNAFFLEELIRTVADGHSELPASVVGMVQNRLDTLPTNARRILRAASVFGMRFWQSGAEHLTGQHHDAAALEELAGRELVSRRPQSAFPGQAEYAFRHSMVREAAYATLTEEDRALGHRMAGEWLERAGEVESLVLAEHYRRGGELPRAAHFYAAAAERALEGHDLTATLERAELALTCGPDAALRGRLRQLAAQAHLWRGEYLQGERAAEEAARLLERGSTSWFSALSDACSCSSSLEHGDALANAAELAADATALDEDARAAQIMCLSRAASGYLKAGRRADAARLVEKMDALCPAVRSLSATAWTHHARSAVAYFAGEQSAFRKELSSALSAFDATGETRAATNTRVNLGFMEMTLGNYETAESLLRQALATTERLGLASVRAYALHNLGHIRAECGAPAEAIALQRQAIAIAERHGEGILEGSARAYLALAACRDGQLSLAETESRRASKILEKIPGLLPLALATLARVLLARGSAAAALAEARRAHDLAGEHGTPEDTESLVALVLAQAQLENGLESDARRTLEHGARSLLRRAERVGEKNVLERVSDNAELLALARAHGAA from the coding sequence GTGCCTGATCAGATCATCGCGGGCCGATTCCGGCTGCTAGCGCGCGCTGGCGCCGGCGGCATGGGGCTCGTCTACCGGGCCCTCGACGAAGCGACCGGCGACACCGTCGCCGTGAAGGTCCTGCACCCGGGCCAGACCGGCGAGCGCTTCCTGCGGGAAGCGGCGGTGCTGTCCACCCTGGCGCACCCTGCCATCGTCCGCTACGTGGCGCACGGCGAGACCGAACGGGGACGCCTGTATCTCGCCATGGAGTGGCTCGCAGGGCGCACCCTCTCGGAGCACCTGGCAGAACGTCCGCTGACCATCAAGGAGACGTTGACCGTCGCCGCTCGGGTCGCCTCCGGCCTGGCGGCGGCGCATCGCGAGGGCGTGGTGCATCGCGACGTCAAGCCCAGCAACGTGTTCGTCGTGAATGGCTCCTTGGCGGACGCGAAGCTGATCGACTTCGGTGTGGCTCGGCGCCGCCTCGATCCCCACTTCACGGAAGCCGGCCTCTTGATCGGGACGCTCGCGTACATGTCGCCCGAACAGGCCTCCGGCGACCGCAACCCGGAGCCGGCCTCCGACGTATTCTCATTGGGCTCCTTGCTCTATCGCGCCGTGAGTGGAGAGCATCCCTTCAAGGGTGGAGACGCCACGGTGATCCTCGCCAAGGTGCTGCTGGACGAGCCCGCGCCGTTGTCTCGCTTGGTGCCGAACATCCCCGCGCCTTTCGAGCAGCTACTGACGGACATGCTCCACAAGCGGCCCGACGATCGGCCCGCCAACGCCGCAGCGGTGGAAGCCCGCCTGCGGTCCATGAGCATCGGCAACATCAGTGAGCCGCCGCCAGCAGCGCTCGGCAGCGAAGAACGGCGGGCCGTATGGGTCGCCCTGGTAGGGGGCGGGGAGCCGGAGGACACCGAGACCCGTGAGCTCCGACTCTCCCAACCGGAGCTGGCCCCCAACACACGGGCCGCAGCCATGGTCGCCAGCCACGGCGGCAGCTGGCACGTGCTGGCCGACGGCACCGGCGTGGCGACGTTCTTCGTCACCGAGACGGACCACGGCGCCGCCGCAGCCCGCGCCGCGATGGCGCTGGTTGCCTTGTTCGGCGATCGCCCCCTGGCTCTGAGCTTGGGCCTCGGCGTCGTGGGACAGCGCGGCCCCATCGGCAGCGCCCTGGACCGCGCGGTGACCACCCTCGCCGGCGCCCGCCCGGGAGAGGTCCGCGTGGATGCCGAAACCGCCCGCGTGCTCGGCCCCCGCCGCACGGTCCGGACCAGCGATGGACGCCACCGGTTGGGCTCCGAGAGCACGCCGCCGGACACCGCGCGGCTGTTTCTGGGTCGCGCCACCGAGTTCGTGGGCCGCGAACGCGAGCTCGTCGCGCTGGAGGCGTTGTACGACGAGTGCGCCAGCGAGCCCGTGGCACGCGCCGCGCTCGTGCTCGGTGACGCCGGTGTGGGCAAGTCCCGCTTGCGCTACGAGCTCGCGCTACGCCTGACGGAGCACGAGCTGCCGAGCACGGTCCTGCTCGGACGCTCGGACTCCCTCAGCGCGGGCAACCCCTTCGGCCTCTTGCGTCACGCTCTCCGGCGCTCCGCGGAGCTGTTCGACGGCGAGCCGGCGGAGCTCAGCCGCGAGAAACTGCTTCGACGCGTCACGCGCAGCATGGGGGATTCGGACCACGCGCGAGAAGTCGTCGCCTTCTTGGGCGAGCTCTCGGGCGTGCCCTTTCCCCTGAGCTTTGCCGAAGCGCTGGCGCCCGCCCGGGCCGATGCCACGCGCATGGGCGACGGTATCCGCGGCGCGTGGCTCGACTTCGTCGCGGCGGAGTGTGGCGCGCGCCCGCTCGTCATCCTGTTGGAGGATCTGCACTGGGGAGATCGCCCCAGCGTGAACCTGATCGACGCCGCCCTGGCGGCGCACCCGGAGCTGCCGCTGTTGGTGATTGCCTTCGCGCGGCCCACGGTGGACGAGACCCTGACCAAGCCCTGGGTGGAGCGTGGGGCTCAGACTCTTCGACTGCGGCCGCTGCATCGCGGGGCGGCGACCCAACTCTCGCGCTCCGTGCTCGGGGCGAGCGCGACGGAAGAAACCATCGCGCGCATCGTGGACCTCGCGGACGGCAACGCGTTCTTCCTCGAAGAGCTGATCCGCACCGTCGCCGACGGGCACTCGGAGCTTCCCGCTTCCGTGGTGGGCATGGTGCAAAACCGTCTCGACACGCTCCCCACGAACGCGCGTCGCATACTCCGGGCCGCCAGCGTGTTCGGCATGCGCTTCTGGCAGAGTGGCGCCGAGCACTTGACCGGCCAGCATCACGACGCCGCGGCCCTCGAAGAGCTCGCGGGGCGGGAGCTCGTCAGTCGCCGTCCCCAGAGCGCTTTCCCGGGACAAGCGGAGTACGCCTTTCGCCACTCGATGGTGCGCGAGGCCGCCTACGCGACGCTCACGGAGGAAGACCGCGCGCTGGGGCATCGCATGGCCGGGGAGTGGCTCGAGCGCGCCGGAGAGGTGGAATCCCTCGTGCTGGCGGAACACTACCGCCGCGGCGGCGAGCTGCCGCGAGCCGCCCACTTCTATGCCGCCGCTGCAGAACGCGCGTTGGAAGGCCACGATCTGACGGCGACCCTCGAACGCGCAGAGCTGGCCCTGACCTGCGGCCCCGACGCCGCCCTGCGTGGACGTCTCCGGCAGCTGGCGGCCCAAGCCCACTTGTGGCGTGGGGAGTACCTGCAGGGCGAGCGCGCCGCGGAGGAAGCGGCCCGGCTCCTCGAACGCGGCTCCACATCGTGGTTCTCGGCGCTGTCCGACGCCTGCTCGTGCAGCAGCAGTCTGGAGCACGGCGATGCCCTCGCGAACGCCGCCGAGCTCGCCGCCGACGCGACGGCCCTCGATGAAGACGCGAGGGCCGCTCAGATCATGTGCCTGTCCCGCGCCGCGAGCGGCTACCTGAAAGCGGGGCGTCGCGCCGACGCCGCCCGCTTGGTGGAAAAGATGGATGCCCTGTGCCCCGCCGTTCGAAGCCTGTCGGCGACGGCGTGGACGCACCACGCGCGTTCCGCAGTGGCCTACTTCGCTGGGGAGCAGAGCGCATTTCGCAAGGAGCTCTCGAGCGCGCTGTCGGCGTTCGACGCGACCGGCGAAACCCGCGCCGCGACCAACACCCGGGTGAACCTCGGTTTCATGGAGATGACCCTCGGCAACTACGAAACGGCCGAGAGCCTGCTGCGGCAGGCCCTCGCGACCACGGAGCGGCTGGGCCTCGCCAGCGTGCGCGCCTACGCGCTGCACAACCTGGGGCACATCCGTGCCGAGTGCGGCGCCCCGGCGGAAGCCATCGCGCTCCAGCGACAGGCGATTGCCATCGCGGAGCGTCACGGCGAGGGGATCTTGGAAGGGTCGGCGCGGGCGTATCTCGCCCTCGCGGCGTGTCGCGACGGGCAGCTCTCCCTGGCCGAGACGGAATCGCGGCGAGCCAGCAAGATTCTCGAGAAAATCCCGGGATTGCTGCCGTTGGCTCTGGCGACCCTGGCCCGCGTGCTGCTCGCCCGGGGCAGCGCCGCGGCCGCGCTCGCGGAAGCACGCCGCGCGCACGACCTCGCCGGAGAGCACGGCACTCCGGAAGACACCGAGTCCCTCGTGGCGTTGGTCCTCGCCCAAGCCCAGCTCGAGAACGGCCTCGAGAGCGATGCACGGCGCACGCTGGAGCATGGCGCGCGCTCGCTGCTTCGTCGCGCGGAGCGGGTTGGGGAAAAGAACGTGCTCGAGCGCGTGTCCGACAACGCCGAGCTGTTGGCGTTGGCCCGCGCGCACGGCGCGGCTTGA
- a CDS encoding aldehyde dehydrogenase family protein — MSEPIFSTHNPADQSELSPVKATEEAAVAKVVAKARKAQPAWAAVPLSERIGTMKELARRLLDKRADGLALMSAETGRSETECLMSELSGVMDFAKAAGRAAHKAMAPERIKLSSLDYPGKRITVELVPRGVIGIIAPWNYPLSNFFKSLFPALLAGNAVVLKPSEHTPRTGAWLADVCAEVLPDGLVGLVQGGGAVGGALIDADIDGLVFTGSVRTGRKVSARAGERLIPCSVELGGKDAAIVLADCDLGRTAVGILQWGVHNAGQNCAAIERVYVEEAIADVFVERLGKIAKKLRVAPQDGPSELGPLQNEAQLGIVERHVADALDKGAKLVAGGKRTDKGLGYQATVLDGCTPDMLVMREETFGPVVAVQRVKDAEEALKLANDCAYGLNGSVWTRDIARGEELARRLEVGVALVNNHSITGILAETPWTGVKDTGPGIASSRHAYHVFARPRTLLVDSSSKPDPWWFPANEDLTALGEALVTRSLHGGLGVLLKLGGLVGKRVKAIRELGEG, encoded by the coding sequence ATGAGCGAGCCCATCTTCAGCACTCACAATCCCGCGGACCAGAGCGAGCTTTCCCCGGTCAAGGCCACGGAGGAAGCCGCCGTCGCCAAGGTCGTGGCGAAGGCGCGCAAGGCGCAGCCGGCTTGGGCCGCCGTGCCCCTGTCGGAGCGCATTGGGACGATGAAGGAACTGGCTCGGCGCCTGCTGGACAAGCGTGCCGACGGCCTCGCTCTGATGAGCGCGGAGACCGGGCGCAGCGAGACGGAATGCCTGATGAGTGAGCTTTCGGGCGTGATGGACTTCGCCAAGGCCGCGGGGCGAGCGGCGCACAAGGCGATGGCGCCGGAGCGCATCAAGCTCTCCTCGCTCGACTACCCGGGCAAACGCATCACGGTGGAGCTCGTGCCCCGCGGAGTGATTGGCATCATCGCGCCCTGGAACTACCCGCTCTCGAACTTCTTCAAGTCGCTGTTCCCGGCGCTCCTGGCAGGCAACGCAGTGGTGCTCAAGCCCAGCGAGCACACGCCACGCACGGGCGCCTGGCTCGCGGACGTCTGCGCCGAGGTGCTCCCCGACGGCCTGGTCGGTCTGGTGCAGGGAGGCGGCGCCGTGGGCGGGGCGTTGATCGATGCGGACATCGACGGGCTGGTGTTCACCGGCTCCGTGCGCACCGGACGCAAGGTGTCGGCGCGGGCAGGAGAGCGTCTCATCCCGTGCTCCGTCGAGCTCGGCGGCAAGGACGCCGCCATCGTGCTCGCGGACTGTGACCTCGGTCGCACGGCGGTGGGCATTTTGCAGTGGGGCGTCCACAACGCCGGTCAGAACTGCGCGGCCATCGAGAGGGTGTACGTGGAGGAGGCGATCGCCGACGTCTTCGTGGAGCGCCTGGGGAAGATCGCGAAGAAGCTCCGGGTGGCGCCCCAAGACGGCCCGAGTGAGCTCGGCCCGCTGCAGAACGAAGCCCAGCTCGGCATCGTGGAGCGCCACGTGGCCGACGCCCTGGACAAGGGCGCCAAGCTGGTGGCGGGAGGCAAACGCACCGACAAGGGACTCGGCTATCAGGCGACGGTGCTCGATGGCTGCACGCCGGACATGCTGGTGATGCGCGAAGAGACCTTCGGCCCGGTCGTCGCGGTGCAGCGAGTGAAAGACGCGGAGGAGGCGCTGAAGCTCGCCAACGACTGCGCCTACGGGCTCAATGGCTCGGTGTGGACGCGGGACATCGCCCGCGGCGAGGAGCTCGCGCGTCGATTGGAGGTGGGCGTGGCGCTGGTGAACAACCACTCCATCACGGGCATCTTGGCGGAAACGCCCTGGACCGGCGTGAAGGACACCGGGCCCGGCATCGCCTCCAGCCGTCACGCCTATCACGTGTTTGCACGACCACGGACGCTCCTGGTAGACAGCTCCTCCAAGCCGGACCCTTGGTGGTTTCCGGCAAACGAGGATCTGACGGCCCTCGGCGAAGCCCTCGTGACGCGCTCCCTCCACGGTGGGCTCGGAGTGCTGCTCAAGCTCGGTGGCTTGGTCGGAAAGCGCGTGAAGGCGATACGAGAGCTCGGAGAAGGATGA
- the uppS gene encoding di-trans,poly-cis-decaprenylcistransferase — MNNAEKIIPRHVAIIMDGNGRWAKARGLDRSEGHAEGARAVRDAVETATRIGVEYLTLYAFSVANWARPRPEVEALMRLLVDFAKRERSELRTNGIRVNVIGQLEDLPTVTRRAVEDLIAYTADGDRMTLTLALSYGGRQDIVEAARALAVRARAGLVLPEEIDESFFHREMTTRSLPDVDLLIRTGGETRVSDFLLFESAYAELLFLPIMWPDFTPQTLLDAVEMYSSRERRFGRTSEQVQVPPEGSSTFDPLDPLP, encoded by the coding sequence TTGAACAACGCTGAGAAAATCATCCCCCGCCACGTGGCCATCATCATGGACGGCAACGGCCGTTGGGCGAAGGCCCGCGGGCTCGACCGCTCCGAGGGTCACGCCGAAGGTGCCCGCGCCGTGCGGGACGCGGTGGAGACGGCGACGCGCATCGGCGTCGAGTACCTGACCCTGTACGCCTTCAGCGTCGCCAACTGGGCACGCCCGCGGCCCGAGGTCGAAGCCTTGATGCGGCTGTTGGTGGACTTCGCCAAGCGCGAGCGCTCGGAGCTGCGCACGAACGGCATCCGCGTGAACGTCATTGGCCAGCTGGAGGACCTGCCCACGGTCACCCGCCGCGCCGTGGAAGACCTAATCGCCTACACCGCCGACGGCGATCGCATGACCCTCACCCTGGCGCTTTCGTACGGCGGGCGCCAAGACATCGTGGAAGCGGCGCGAGCCCTGGCCGTCCGCGCGCGAGCAGGCCTGGTGCTTCCGGAAGAGATCGACGAGTCCTTCTTCCACCGCGAGATGACCACGCGCTCGCTCCCGGACGTGGATCTCTTGATCCGCACCGGCGGCGAGACCCGCGTCAGCGACTTCTTGCTGTTCGAGTCGGCCTACGCCGAGCTGTTGTTCCTGCCCATCATGTGGCCGGACTTCACGCCGCAGACCTTGCTCGACGCCGTCGAGATGTACTCGAGCCGCGAGCGCCGCTTCGGACGCACGTCGGAGCAGGTGCAGGTTCCGCCGGAAGGCTCTTCCACCTTCGATCCGCTCGATCCACTGCCCTGA
- a CDS encoding EAL domain-containing response regulator, which produces MSRVRLDDDVARARVLLVDDEPIVLRALARVLSDFAVSTTLDPREAIDLFVDGDFDVVITDVGMPALDGLSLLPRLREHDPDVPVILLTGAISQSQLRLAAERGAYRLLEKPFPPTDLIALVRRAVGLRRFARTRRAMEDVIARVKPQRSSNAPPSALDRALSTLWMAYQPIVTKDGGTFGWEALLRSREADLEDPLALLDLASRLGRLRDIEESVRYHAPRALPSMPPDTSLCINLHPHELEDETLLAESCPMAPHAARIVLEVTERAALSDNPRLSSTLRGLRERGYRIAIDDLGAGHAGLSGFAMLEPDIVKLDVDLVRGIDRSSTRQRLAATLIDLCHDLGAQVVAEGVESEGEKAQLISLGCDLLQGFLFAKPAHPPPAPQW; this is translated from the coding sequence GTGAGCAGAGTGAGATTGGACGACGACGTCGCCCGGGCCCGGGTGCTCCTCGTCGATGACGAGCCCATCGTTCTGCGCGCGCTGGCGCGTGTGCTTTCGGATTTCGCGGTGTCGACCACGCTGGACCCACGCGAGGCCATCGACTTGTTCGTGGACGGCGACTTCGACGTCGTCATCACGGACGTCGGCATGCCTGCGCTCGATGGCTTGTCGTTGCTCCCCAGACTGCGAGAGCACGACCCGGACGTTCCGGTGATCCTGCTCACCGGTGCGATCAGCCAGAGTCAGCTCCGTCTGGCCGCGGAGCGGGGCGCCTATCGCCTGCTGGAAAAGCCGTTTCCGCCAACGGACCTGATCGCCCTCGTGCGCCGCGCGGTGGGTCTGCGCCGCTTTGCCCGCACCCGGCGCGCGATGGAAGACGTGATCGCTCGGGTCAAGCCCCAGCGCTCGAGCAACGCGCCGCCCTCTGCGCTGGATCGTGCGTTGTCCACGCTGTGGATGGCCTACCAGCCCATCGTGACGAAAGACGGAGGCACCTTCGGCTGGGAAGCGCTCTTGCGCAGCCGCGAGGCGGACCTGGAAGACCCGCTGGCGCTGTTGGATCTGGCGAGTCGCCTCGGGCGCCTGCGGGACATCGAGGAGTCCGTGCGGTACCACGCACCACGTGCCCTACCCAGCATGCCTCCCGACACCAGCCTGTGCATCAACCTGCATCCCCACGAGCTCGAGGACGAGACCCTGTTGGCAGAGAGCTGCCCCATGGCGCCGCACGCGGCTCGCATCGTGTTGGAAGTGACGGAGCGCGCCGCGCTTTCCGACAATCCGCGCTTGAGCAGCACCTTGCGAGGGCTCCGCGAGCGGGGCTATCGCATCGCGATCGACGATCTGGGCGCGGGACACGCGGGACTCTCGGGGTTCGCCATGTTGGAGCCCGACATCGTCAAGCTCGACGTCGATCTGGTGCGCGGCATCGATCGCAGCAGCACCCGACAGCGGCTGGCCGCCACGCTCATCGACCTGTGCCACGACCTCGGCGCCCAAGTGGTGGCCGAAGGCGTGGAGAGCGAAGGCGAGAAGGCCCAGCTCATTTCCCTCGGCTGCGACCTGCTTCAGGGCTTCCTGTTCGCCAAGCCCGCCCATCCGCCCCCAGCGCCCCAGTGGTGA